A region from the Defluviitalea raffinosedens genome encodes:
- a CDS encoding ABC transporter substrate-binding protein: MKWKRLLSLFLVTGMVISATACSGSKQSMTTGDLGQPKVAEGEKGKSGELEVPAIYDIKLGEDFKDLKADIHILTHRTDIVDTVYAGYAEEFRKLYPNINIEYEAITDYAETATLRLTTGDWGDICFIPTSVDKSELPNYFIPFGDADKISEIYNFTNNYRYSGQIYGIPYIGVVQGIVYNKKVFEKAGITELPKTPEEFLNALQKIKDNTDAIPMYSNFAAKWTMGAWDAYIGGTATGDPDFMNKLPHLRNPFSKRENMTGPYAVYYILYEATKRGLIEADPSTTDWESSKGMMNRGEIGTMVLGSWAVKQMQEADDHPDDVGYMPFPITVNGKQYATAGGDYAYGINKDISKEEQIASLLYVKWLLEESPIFEDEKSVPVLKNAPMPSILDSFAGVEFVIDNPSKEGEETLFDDINNESEVGINNNDYKVCQILEHALYGTKAFDDIMNEWNEKWSKAQEKLNIEIYEK, from the coding sequence ATGAAATGGAAAAGGTTATTAAGTTTATTTCTTGTAACCGGAATGGTAATTTCAGCAACTGCTTGCAGTGGTAGTAAGCAAAGTATGACTACAGGAGATCTCGGACAACCAAAAGTGGCAGAAGGAGAAAAAGGAAAAAGCGGTGAATTAGAAGTTCCAGCTATTTATGACATCAAGTTAGGAGAGGATTTTAAAGACCTTAAAGCAGATATTCATATTTTAACACATAGAACAGATATTGTAGATACTGTTTATGCAGGCTATGCAGAAGAATTTAGGAAACTATATCCCAATATTAATATTGAATATGAAGCTATAACGGATTATGCAGAAACAGCTACACTTCGTTTAACAACTGGAGATTGGGGAGATATTTGCTTTATACCAACATCAGTAGATAAAAGTGAATTACCAAACTATTTTATACCTTTTGGAGATGCAGATAAAATTTCTGAGATTTATAATTTCACTAATAATTATCGTTACAGTGGACAAATATATGGGATTCCATATATTGGAGTTGTTCAGGGAATTGTATATAACAAAAAAGTCTTTGAAAAAGCAGGTATTACAGAGTTACCAAAGACTCCAGAAGAATTTTTGAATGCATTACAAAAGATTAAAGATAATACAGATGCTATACCAATGTATTCCAATTTCGCAGCAAAATGGACAATGGGGGCCTGGGATGCATATATTGGAGGAACAGCTACAGGTGATCCAGATTTTATGAATAAGCTTCCACATCTAAGAAATCCATTTTCTAAAAGAGAAAATATGACAGGTCCATATGCAGTTTATTATATTTTATATGAAGCAACAAAAAGAGGTCTTATTGAGGCGGATCCATCCACAACTGATTGGGAAAGCAGTAAGGGTATGATGAACAGAGGTGAAATTGGAACGATGGTTCTTGGTTCATGGGCTGTAAAGCAAATGCAAGAAGCAGACGATCATCCAGATGATGTAGGGTATATGCCATTCCCCATTACAGTTAATGGGAAGCAATATGCTACTGCAGGAGGAGACTATGCATATGGTATAAATAAGGATATTTCTAAAGAAGAACAGATCGCTTCTCTCCTTTATGTTAAATGGCTGCTTGAAGAATCACCTATATTTGAAGATGAAAAAAGTGTTCCAGTACTTAAGAATGCACCAATGCCAAGTATACTCGACTCTTTTGCAGGGGTGGAATTTGTAATTGATAATCCGTCAAAAGAAGGAGAAGAAACATTGTTTGATGATATTAATAATGAATCTGAAGTTGGAATCAACAACAATGACTATAAAGTTTGTCAAATTCTAGAACATGCTTTATATGGTACAAAAGCCTTTGATGATATTATGAATGAATGGAATGAAAAATGGTCTAAGGCTCAGGAAAAATTGAATATTGAAATTTACGAGAAATAG
- a CDS encoding SGNH/GDSL hydrolase family protein, with product MKEINEQLKKIYYGAYRICETEDRYLQTFQYTQQQMEYFKQISEEWYARSKASNAKTLEFTTSATQFSFEYKFIWIESEDSIELAIDGLITKIYYVKDLEKEGKLSFEMPAGEKKVVVYLPVDATILIRNFEINGDVLPVEKKEKVLWMGDSITQGCGPLRSGQTYVSVANRLLNYDIINQGIGGYVYDKNILVPMEGYSPDKIIVALGTNQYRTESMEAIEEYYERLSEVYGNTPVLCITPIWRGDLPDAEEVLAEFCQKIKEICAKYSNITVIEGFSLVPHASEYFVDNLHPNALGSEVYGRNLVLAMQEVRF from the coding sequence ATGAAAGAAATAAATGAACAATTGAAGAAGATTTACTATGGAGCATATCGCATTTGCGAAACTGAGGATAGATATTTACAAACATTTCAATATACTCAGCAGCAGATGGAGTATTTTAAGCAAATTTCGGAAGAATGGTATGCCAGATCTAAGGCTTCTAATGCAAAAACCCTTGAGTTTACTACAAGTGCAACACAATTTTCTTTTGAGTACAAATTTATATGGATTGAATCAGAGGATTCTATTGAACTTGCAATTGACGGATTGATCACAAAAATATATTACGTAAAAGATTTAGAGAAAGAGGGAAAATTATCTTTTGAAATGCCTGCCGGAGAAAAGAAAGTCGTAGTCTATTTGCCTGTTGATGCCACCATTCTGATACGCAATTTTGAGATCAATGGAGATGTGCTTCCTGTGGAAAAAAAGGAGAAAGTTCTGTGGATGGGAGATTCTATAACACAAGGTTGTGGTCCATTACGTTCCGGGCAGACCTATGTCAGTGTGGCTAATCGTTTGCTTAACTATGATATTATTAATCAGGGGATAGGTGGATACGTATATGATAAAAATATACTTGTTCCTATGGAAGGATATTCTCCTGATAAAATTATTGTTGCATTGGGAACAAATCAATACAGAACAGAAAGTATGGAGGCTATAGAAGAATATTATGAAAGATTATCAGAAGTTTATGGGAATACGCCAGTACTTTGCATCACACCAATTTGGAGAGGGGACTTGCCAGATGCAGAGGAGGTACTTGCAGAGTTTTGTCAAAAGATTAAAGAGATCTGTGCCAAGTATTCCAATATTACTGTAATTGAAGGTTTTAGCCTTGTACCCCATGCATCCGAATATTTCGTAGACAATCTCCATCCTAATGCACTTGGTTCAGAGGTCTATGGAAGAAACCTTGTATTGGCAATGCAGGAAGTAAGATTTTAA
- a CDS encoding response regulator transcription factor, translating to MNKIIVIEDDIYLREELVNTFVKKGYSVSSISSFDAPEKEILNNNPDLAVLDINLPGKSGFELCKWLKARASFPILILTARDTLSDELYALGLGADDFLTKPCHPDRLIARAERLLQTYGKVRNLIQAGDIVLDIDTYKVIWKNAHVVLSDTEGRILKVLLECYPSVVSKQKLLIELWGSEEYVDENILQVNMTRLRKSLDSIGLRDMIQTVRGQGYRLEVSKP from the coding sequence TTGAATAAGATCATAGTCATCGAAGATGATATTTACTTGCGAGAAGAACTTGTCAATACCTTCGTAAAGAAGGGGTACTCAGTATCGAGTATCTCTTCTTTTGACGCACCCGAAAAAGAAATACTGAACAATAACCCCGACTTGGCAGTATTAGACATAAACCTTCCGGGTAAATCTGGATTTGAGTTATGTAAGTGGCTTAAAGCGAGAGCTTCTTTCCCAATTCTTATTTTAACAGCGCGCGATACCCTATCAGATGAATTGTACGCATTGGGGCTTGGTGCAGATGATTTTCTTACAAAACCATGCCACCCTGACCGGCTCATAGCACGTGCTGAGCGATTGCTTCAAACATACGGGAAAGTGAGAAACCTGATACAAGCAGGAGACATTGTATTAGATATTGACACATATAAAGTGATTTGGAAAAATGCTCATGTTGTCTTATCAGATACGGAAGGAAGAATTCTAAAAGTTCTGCTTGAATGTTATCCATCCGTTGTTTCAAAACAGAAATTGCTTATAGAGCTTTGGGGTAGCGAAGAGTACGTTGACGAAAACATTCTTCAAGTAAATATGACCCGGCTGAGAAAGAGCTTGGATTCTATCGGCCTTAGAGATATGATACAAACTGTTCGCGGCCAAGGTTACCGACTGGAGGTGAGCAAGCCGTGA
- a CDS encoding sensor histidine kinase: MSLKAERHWFILLLLTDLFFIFLTWLIGPDTIGSIIFIILLFTAIIFSTGYWIARIKQKKQIGILQLFLNSLDEETEQRLLATVDESWHPAIWIASGQLREQSQTIKDKQLELQNYQEFIEAWTHEIKTPLSLATLVLANHREEMSAYVYNRMEYVRCTINNDVDRILYYARLQADHVDYRFVKLDLSDCVQECLEDFRAISDEKKIDVQLNLSHLQIISDKKVLTFMLSQLFSNAFKYTASVNGTIHVVSWSDTQDDGKIHLAVRDNGKGVPLEDLPFLFDKGFTGSHPDRQNATGMGLYLVKKYAEALSVEVNIESISTSGQGFGIELMFPII, translated from the coding sequence ATGAGTTTGAAAGCGGAAAGGCATTGGTTTATCTTATTACTTTTAACGGACCTGTTTTTTATTTTTCTAACATGGCTGATAGGCCCAGACACCATCGGAAGTATTATTTTTATTATCTTGCTTTTTACCGCCATTATTTTTTCTACAGGTTACTGGATTGCCCGAATAAAACAAAAAAAACAGATAGGGATACTGCAACTTTTTCTGAACAGCCTGGATGAAGAAACGGAACAACGCTTATTGGCAACAGTGGATGAATCTTGGCATCCCGCAATATGGATAGCTTCAGGGCAGTTGAGAGAGCAATCCCAAACGATAAAAGACAAACAACTGGAACTGCAAAACTATCAGGAGTTTATCGAGGCATGGACGCACGAAATCAAAACACCTCTGTCTCTTGCAACATTGGTTTTAGCCAACCATAGGGAAGAAATGTCAGCATATGTTTATAATCGGATGGAGTATGTACGCTGTACTATTAACAACGATGTTGATCGAATATTATACTATGCTCGGCTTCAGGCTGACCATGTGGATTATAGATTTGTGAAATTGGATTTAAGCGACTGCGTACAGGAGTGCCTTGAAGATTTTCGCGCAATATCTGATGAAAAGAAAATTGATGTACAGCTAAATCTATCACATTTGCAGATTATAAGCGACAAAAAAGTCCTTACCTTCATGCTCTCGCAGCTTTTCAGCAATGCCTTTAAGTATACAGCGTCTGTCAACGGCACTATACACGTCGTAAGTTGGTCGGACACTCAGGATGATGGTAAAATACATCTTGCCGTCCGAGATAATGGCAAAGGTGTTCCACTGGAAGATCTCCCATTCTTATTTGACAAAGGGTTTACCGGAAGCCATCCGGATCGACAGAACGCAACAGGTATGGGCTTATACCTCGTAAAAAAGTATGCCGAAGCATTATCGGTTGAGGTAAATATTGAATCAATATCGACATCGGGACAAGGATTTGGCATCGAGCTGATGTTTCCTATTATTTAA
- a CDS encoding FtsX-like permease family protein, with the protein MFFKHVRRNAAKYRKNNGLFFSSLVVAIVAFYTLLSLGDQDVMRFLKTIESDAVSKLMLLVPVVYMISLFFVFFLVYFAYRYQLDNRKKEFGLYLMLGMKRSTLFAMLMSETIWNSLISILIGLPISLLLTEGISLATAKLVGLGIIGHRISFSISAVLGTVVGFIAVQMIAMLFLSASFSRKEPMELLRSDSPEKQVPLSAKTGWLCFGVGLMFLILAYVVGVTMLRSFDFNIVMLIIILGGGGTFILYRGMGVFIGHNIQQKSPMRSGLFTFTGRQIQENVIHQYKALAISSLLLVMALACVSFGIGVASGRGSTEVRTVDFSIDGSEQEVRRVLDSEASKSMIAVYYPMFLSRMNTNLYDNTGVVLRSEPNARDFSWTGLNAALEKLPETNLRNNMIENFSDRSGPYLISETSYNELLQAIGKEQIQLKMNQVALYTSMKDSGDFMNILNGALELGAYIEVDGQKYELLSSVYYDNVVADRKITLSSALIVSDEDYRNWVSDASTPFCWNVVLNHKVVNEKGLMQAIQLMEQNIMGTGLEYESYISGIGRNLFYTVAASYLTIYLGVLFMVIANTVIGLKYLMQQRANKHRYITLLMLGANVNELRKSARSQIRLFFALTLSVAVCSSIFAIWSMFTSFLKLPVGTSMSKVVVIAGISAILFVVIECIYIHIVEHASSREIQALRVTDRG; encoded by the coding sequence ATGTCATGCGTTTTTTGAAAACGATAGAGAGCGATGCTGTTAGCAAACTTATGCTATTGGTTCCAGTCGTCTATATGATTTCGCTTTTCTTTGTTTTTTTTCTGGTTTATTTCGCTTACCGTTATCAGTTAGACAATCGCAAAAAAGAATTCGGGTTGTATCTGATGCTTGGTATGAAACGAAGCACGCTTTTTGCTATGCTGATGAGTGAAACCATTTGGAACAGCTTAATATCCATTCTGATTGGCTTGCCGATTTCGTTACTCCTCACGGAGGGGATTAGTCTTGCAACGGCAAAGCTGGTCGGACTTGGTATAATCGGGCATAGAATTTCGTTTTCCATATCGGCTGTGCTTGGAACAGTTGTCGGGTTTATAGCAGTTCAAATGATAGCTATGTTGTTTTTGAGCGCTTCATTCAGTCGCAAAGAGCCAATGGAACTGCTACGCTCGGATTCCCCCGAAAAGCAAGTGCCACTATCAGCAAAAACGGGATGGCTCTGCTTTGGTGTTGGTCTGATGTTCCTGATTTTAGCATATGTGGTTGGAGTTACGATGCTAAGAAGCTTTGATTTTAACATTGTCATGCTGATTATTATCCTTGGTGGGGGTGGAACCTTTATTCTGTATCGGGGTATGGGCGTATTCATTGGTCATAACATCCAACAGAAAAGCCCAATGCGTTCAGGATTGTTTACCTTTACAGGCCGACAGATTCAGGAGAATGTAATTCATCAGTACAAAGCACTGGCAATTTCGTCCTTGCTTTTAGTAATGGCGTTAGCATGCGTATCCTTTGGTATAGGTGTTGCTTCAGGCCGAGGATCGACGGAAGTTAGAACAGTGGATTTTTCTATTGATGGAAGCGAACAGGAAGTGCGCAGGGTTTTAGATTCGGAAGCAAGTAAATCAATGATTGCTGTATATTATCCTATGTTTTTAAGTCGTATGAATACAAACCTGTATGATAATACCGGTGTAGTACTGAGAAGCGAGCCAAATGCCCGTGATTTTTCTTGGACCGGGCTCAATGCTGCCCTCGAAAAACTGCCCGAAACGAATCTGAGAAATAATATGATTGAAAACTTTTCTGACCGATCAGGCCCGTATTTAATTTCAGAAACCAGCTACAACGAACTCTTACAGGCGATCGGTAAAGAGCAGATTCAACTGAAGATGAATCAAGTTGCGCTGTACACTTCCATGAAGGACAGCGGTGACTTTATGAACATTCTGAATGGCGCACTGGAACTTGGAGCTTATATCGAAGTTGACGGTCAAAAATACGAACTATTATCCAGCGTTTACTATGATAATGTGGTTGCTGACCGCAAAATCACACTCAGCAGCGCCTTAATCGTTTCTGATGAAGACTACCGAAATTGGGTTTCTGATGCCAGCACCCCTTTCTGCTGGAATGTTGTGCTGAATCATAAGGTCGTAAATGAAAAGGGCTTAATGCAGGCAATTCAATTGATGGAACAAAACATCATGGGAACAGGCTTGGAATATGAAAGCTATATAAGCGGCATTGGCAGAAATCTCTTTTATACCGTAGCCGCAAGTTACCTGACCATCTATCTTGGTGTATTGTTCATGGTAATTGCAAACACAGTAATCGGATTGAAATATTTGATGCAACAACGGGCAAATAAGCACCGTTACATTACCCTGCTTATGCTTGGAGCCAATGTAAACGAGCTTCGCAAATCGGCAAGATCGCAAATCAGACTGTTTTTTGCTTTGACGCTTAGCGTAGCGGTATGCAGTTCCATCTTCGCAATCTGGTCGATGTTTACAAGCTTTCTAAAATTGCCAGTAGGAACATCGATGTCAAAAGTTGTTGTAATTGCAGGAATTTCCGCTATTCTGTTTGTTGTGATAGAATGCATTTATATTCACATTGTGGAACACGCCAGCAGTCGTGAAATACAAGCATTACGGGTAACAGATCGGGGGTGA
- a CDS encoding ABC-2 transporter permease encodes MTGLILKDIYNLKRHSKVYVILLIFYFFLSRANGNATMFGSMLSILAVMLPITAMAYDEKNNWDRYALTMPLSRKDLVLSRYILGLIFALIAFIISIVSSLLFNKELLMESIIADISILSSVLLLIAFVFPVLFKFGIEKGRTLMIIILFAPTMLLVFLSNLGIKLPDEEALKPLLYFSPVAIIIIFILSIFVSISIYNKKEF; translated from the coding sequence ATGACAGGTCTTATATTAAAAGATATTTATAATTTAAAAAGGCATTCCAAGGTATATGTTATTCTTTTAATATTTTACTTTTTCCTGAGTAGAGCCAATGGCAATGCTACTATGTTCGGTTCAATGCTCTCCATACTAGCAGTTATGCTTCCCATCACTGCAATGGCTTATGATGAAAAAAATAATTGGGACAGGTATGCCCTGACGATGCCATTATCCAGAAAAGATTTAGTACTCAGCAGATATATACTCGGTCTAATATTTGCCTTAATAGCTTTTATAATCTCCATCGTATCCAGTTTATTATTCAATAAAGAATTGTTAATGGAAAGTATTATAGCGGATATAAGCATTCTAAGTTCTGTACTACTATTAATAGCTTTTGTTTTTCCAGTACTTTTTAAATTCGGAATTGAAAAAGGCCGTACTTTAATGATAATTATATTATTCGCTCCAACCATGCTTCTAGTATTTCTTTCAAATTTAGGAATAAAATTACCAGATGAAGAAGCATTAAAACCTCTTTTATATTTCTCACCTGTTGCCATTATCATTATTTTTATACTATCCATATTCGTTTCAATTTCCATATACAATAAAAAAGAATTTTAA
- a CDS encoding GntR family transcriptional regulator — protein sequence MNIIISNSSNQPIYEQIVSQIKALIISGELNEGDALPSMRLLAKELRISVITTKRAYEELEKEGFIVSITGKGSFVASKNLELIKEQQLKEIENHMQEIIDLANLYGISLEELIEMLTLMYKGE from the coding sequence ATGAACATAATTATAAGCAACTCAAGCAATCAACCTATTTATGAGCAAATTGTATCTCAGATCAAAGCACTGATTATTTCGGGTGAACTCAATGAAGGTGATGCTCTTCCATCCATGAGGCTTCTGGCTAAAGAACTCAGAATCAGTGTAATTACAACAAAACGAGCTTATGAGGAATTAGAAAAAGAAGGTTTTATTGTTTCTATTACAGGCAAAGGAAGCTTTGTTGCTTCCAAAAATCTGGAGTTGATTAAGGAACAGCAACTGAAAGAAATTGAAAATCATATGCAGGAAATTATTGATTTGGCTAATCTCTACGGAATCAGCTTGGAAGAATTAATTGAAATGCTGACACTGATGTATAAAGGAGAGTAA
- a CDS encoding ABC transporter ATP-binding protein, translating into MEYALTLENVTKEYKDFKLDHINVYLPKGCIMGFIGENGAGKSTTIKLIMDLVKRDEGKITILGKDNKTELNSIKENIGVVMNELCFPENLNAREINKIMKKVYKTWDEDQFHSFIQKFSIAESKLIKEYSRGMKMKLAIAVALSHDSKILILDEATSGLDPIVREEILDIFLEFIQDESHSIFVSSHIISDLEKICDYITFIHKGKIVLSEPKDELLERYGILKCTEEEFEQVNPAVIKGVRKNKFGIEALVLKNELKGNYVIDKADIEDIMIFYIKEQMV; encoded by the coding sequence ATGGAATACGCATTGACTTTAGAAAATGTAACTAAAGAGTATAAAGATTTTAAATTGGATCATATCAACGTTTATTTGCCCAAAGGCTGTATCATGGGCTTTATAGGAGAAAACGGAGCTGGGAAAAGCACTACAATCAAACTGATTATGGATCTAGTGAAGCGGGATGAAGGAAAAATTACGATTTTAGGAAAAGATAACAAGACCGAATTAAATTCCATCAAAGAAAACATAGGTGTTGTCATGAACGAATTATGTTTTCCTGAAAACTTAAATGCAAGAGAAATTAATAAAATCATGAAAAAAGTATATAAAACCTGGGATGAGGATCAGTTCCACAGCTTTATTCAGAAATTCTCAATCGCTGAAAGTAAATTAATCAAGGAATATTCAAGAGGCATGAAAATGAAACTAGCCATAGCCGTTGCCCTATCCCATGATTCTAAAATACTCATTTTAGATGAAGCAACCAGCGGTCTGGACCCCATTGTAAGAGAAGAGATTCTAGATATATTTTTAGAATTTATTCAGGATGAATCCCATTCGATCTTTGTTTCTTCTCATATTATCAGCGATTTAGAAAAAATCTGCGATTATATCACCTTTATCCATAAAGGCAAGATTGTACTTTCAGAGCCTAAAGATGAATTATTAGAGCGCTATGGAATATTAAAATGTACAGAAGAAGAATTTGAGCAAGTCAATCCTGCTGTCATTAAAGGAGTAAGGAAAAATAAATTTGGAATAGAAGCATTAGTTTTAAAGAATGAGCTAAAGGGAAACTATGTTATAGACAAGGCGGATATTGAAGATATTATGATATTTTATATAAAGGAGCAGATGGTATGA
- a CDS encoding HAMP domain-containing sensor histidine kinase — MDTKWRNYSHSIVTKIITFVMVITCFTGVITSLLNIALLENNDIKMAFQESYFHSVSYMSETNTILKDLKMLTEQYKSEEHILNGGSISEDEMRNTEIELFYDFQNNSKDYNPNLSEEENYVLFKEVYADKIIKAKEKMIKEELRQYHLLLKRIENYEGVLYYINDGTNIYKNTTNISKEYFKSHPSYMIFENYEQEVYPLEIYNNRYYYWIASTIDQAGIDDHVMYIAFTEDFINPRIEQWKSDKVIAANSLYRLAGFLLGLIVSFLYLAWIIGRKSFRDQEVHLNVVDNLYTDINSVLCLGLIMLWFLLLDGWDIRNYSMVIIPITVPIATVGLILVLSLIKHFKNRTFIKHTLVFRILYSVYQFIKKVYDSGNLGVKVILLVIGYPILVAITIFIFPVTIGAAAWFALKKIREFYAIKEGVEIIKNGDIQHTIEIDSKGEFKSLADNINSITDGLKNAVENELKSERLKTELITNVSHDIRTPLTGIITYVGLLKKETDPSKVQEYIEVLDQKAQRLKILTDDLFEAAKASSGNIPTHLEKINIVSLLTQGLGEMNDKIEASQLDFKMSHPKEAIYIKADGRLFWRSVENLLSNIFKYALQGSRVYIDIEDLGDEVLLALKNISAYELNISADELMERFTRGDESRSSEGSGLGLSIAKSLIEIQKGRFDIQVDGDLFKVMIYMPKYYE; from the coding sequence TTGGATACAAAGTGGAGAAATTATAGTCATTCCATCGTAACGAAAATAATTACATTTGTGATGGTGATTACATGTTTTACGGGTGTTATTACATCTTTATTGAATATAGCGTTATTAGAAAATAATGACATTAAAATGGCTTTTCAAGAAAGTTATTTTCATAGTGTCAGCTATATGTCAGAAACCAATACGATTTTAAAAGATTTAAAAATGCTTACAGAGCAATATAAAAGTGAAGAACATATTTTAAACGGTGGAAGCATTTCAGAAGATGAAATGAGAAATACAGAAATAGAATTATTTTATGATTTTCAAAACAACTCAAAAGACTATAATCCTAATTTAAGTGAAGAGGAAAATTATGTTTTGTTTAAAGAGGTATACGCAGATAAGATTATTAAGGCAAAGGAAAAAATGATTAAAGAGGAGTTAAGGCAGTATCATTTGCTCCTCAAACGGATAGAAAATTATGAAGGAGTTTTATACTATATTAACGATGGTACAAATATCTATAAGAATACAACCAATATATCAAAAGAATATTTTAAATCCCATCCTTCTTATATGATTTTTGAAAATTATGAACAAGAAGTTTATCCATTAGAAATTTATAATAACAGATATTATTATTGGATTGCATCAACGATTGATCAGGCAGGTATAGATGATCACGTGATGTATATTGCTTTTACAGAAGACTTTATAAATCCTAGAATAGAACAATGGAAGTCCGATAAAGTAATAGCTGCCAATAGTTTATATCGACTGGCAGGATTCTTATTGGGATTGATCGTGTCATTTTTATATTTAGCATGGATTATTGGAAGAAAGTCCTTTAGAGATCAGGAAGTACATTTGAATGTTGTTGATAACCTATATACTGATATCAATTCGGTATTGTGCCTAGGACTTATAATGTTGTGGTTTTTACTATTAGACGGTTGGGATATTCGAAACTATTCAATGGTAATCATTCCTATAACTGTACCTATCGCTACAGTGGGTTTAATATTAGTTCTGTCCTTGATCAAGCATTTTAAAAATAGAACTTTTATAAAGCATACCTTAGTTTTTCGAATTTTATATAGTGTCTACCAATTTATAAAGAAAGTATACGATAGCGGAAACCTTGGAGTAAAAGTTATATTATTAGTAATTGGCTATCCTATTCTAGTGGCTATAACCATCTTTATATTTCCAGTGACGATAGGTGCAGCGGCTTGGTTTGCACTAAAAAAGATAAGAGAATTTTATGCCATTAAAGAAGGAGTAGAAATCATTAAAAACGGGGATATTCAACATACTATAGAGATTGATAGTAAGGGAGAGTTTAAAAGTCTTGCAGACAATATAAACAGTATTACCGATGGTTTAAAAAATGCTGTAGAAAACGAACTTAAAAGTGAACGGTTAAAAACGGAACTCATTACCAATGTGTCTCATGATATTAGAACACCTTTAACGGGCATTATCACCTACGTTGGTTTATTAAAGAAGGAAACGGATCCGTCAAAAGTACAAGAATATATTGAAGTACTGGATCAAAAGGCCCAAAGGCTAAAGATTTTAACCGATGATTTGTTTGAAGCAGCCAAGGCTTCCAGTGGAAACATTCCAACCCATTTAGAGAAAATAAATATTGTTTCTTTGCTCACTCAGGGCTTAGGAGAGATGAATGATAAGATTGAAGCCAGTCAGCTGGATTTTAAGATGAGCCATCCCAAGGAAGCGATATATATAAAGGCTGACGGACGGCTTTTTTGGAGATCGGTCGAAAATTTATTATCTAACATATTTAAATACGCGCTTCAAGGTTCGAGGGTATATATAGACATTGAGGATTTAGGTGACGAAGTACTCCTTGCTTTAAAAAATATTTCAGCCTATGAGCTTAATATTTCTGCCGATGAATTAATGGAGCGTTTTACAAGGGGAGATGAGTCCAGAAGCAGTGAAGGCAGTGGATTAGGTCTGTCCATTGCTAAAAGCTTGATAGAAATTCAAAAAGGAAGATTTGATATACAAGTTGACGGTGATTTGTTTAAGGTAATGATTTATATGCCAAAGTATTATGAGTAA